In Arachis stenosperma cultivar V10309 chromosome 1, arast.V10309.gnm1.PFL2, whole genome shotgun sequence, one DNA window encodes the following:
- the LOC130970543 gene encoding pathogenesis-related protein 2-like gives MAVFTFEDEITSTVPPAKLYNAMKDADSLTPKIIDDVKSVEILEGNGGPGTIKKLTIVEDGETKFILHKVEAIDEANYAYNYSVVGGVALPPTAEKITFETKLVQGPNGGSIGKLSVKFHSKGDAKPEEEDMKKGKAKGEALFKAIEGYVLANPDQY, from the exons ATGGCCGTCTTCACATTCGAGGATGAAATCACCTCCACCGTACCCCCCGCCAAGCTTTACAATGCTATGAAGGATGCCGACTCCCTCACCCCTAAGATTATTGATGACGTCAAGAGTGTTGAAATCCTCGAGGGAAACGGCGGTCCTGGAACCATCAAGAAACTCACCATTGTCGAGG ATGGAGAAACCAAGTTTATCTTGCACAAGGTGGAGGCAATAGATGAGGCTAACTATGCATACAACTACAGCGTGGTTGGAGGAGTGGCGCTGCCTCCCACGGCGGAGAAGATAACATTTGAGACAAAGCTGGTACAAGGACCCAACGGAGGATCCATCGGGAAGCTGAGTGTGAAGTTCCACTCGAAAGGAGATGCGAAGCCAGAGGAGGAAGACATGAAGAAGGGTAAGGCCAAGGGTGAAGCTCTCTTTAAGGCTATTGAGGGTTACGTCTTGGCCAACCCTGATCAATATTAG